The window TGTGCATTGCGGCCGATACGAAATACTGGCTGTGGATCAACGGCGAGTGCGTCGTTTTCGAAGGGGGACTGAAACGGGGCCCGACGCCCGGCAGTACGTATTACGACCGGGTGGACATCGCCCCTTTCCTGCGCAAGGGGACGAACCGGATCGCGGTATTGCTGTGGCATTTCGGGAAAGACGGCTTCTCCCATAAGGACAGCGGTCGCGCCGGTCTGTTGTTTTCGGCGACGGGAAAGCGTTTTTCCCTGCGAAGCGACTCTCTGTGGCTTTGCCGTATCCATCCGGCTTTCGGGGATACGGGCGATCCCCGTCCGAACTTCCGGCTGGCCGAGTCGAATATCCGTTTCGATGCGCGGAGGGATATCGGGCCGTGGCAGACGGCGGCTCTGTCCGATCTCGAAGGATTCCGGAATGCCCGGGAGATCGGCTGCCGGGGCGACGCTCCCTGGGGCGGACTGGTCGAACGCCCGATTCCGCAATGGAAGGATTTCGGGGTGCGGGAGGCCCGTTTCGAACGGTTTTCCGCCGGAAAGACGGACAGCGTGATCGTACGGCTGCCCTACAACATGCAGATGACCCCGGTGATCACGCTCGACGATCCGCAAGGCGGAAGTCCGGTCGGCATCTCGACCGACCACTCCTTTGCCGGCGGAACGTCCAACATCCGGGCCGAGTATGTCACGCGGCGGGGCGTTCAGCAATATGAATCCCTCGGGTGGATGAACGGGCAGGAATTGCGGCTGACCCTGCCGAAGCATGTGGCGCTGACGCGGGTCGCCTATCGGGAAACCGGCTATGATACCGAGCCGCAGGGCAGCTTCCGCTGCGATGACGATTTCTACAACCGGTTCTGGCAAAAGGCCCTGCGCACGCTCTATGTCAATATGCGCGACAACTATTTCGACTGTCCCGACCGGGAGCGCGCGCAATGGTGGGGCGATGTCGTCGTGCTGATGGGAGAGAGTTTCTACGCTTATTCGATATCGGCGTATGCCCTGATGCGCAAGGCGATCCTGGAGCTGGCGGGGTGGCAGAAGCCCGGAGGAGAGTTGTTCTCTCCGATTCCGGCGGGTAATTACGATTCGGAACTCCCGGGTCAGATGCTGGCGGCCGTGGGTCGTTACGGTTTTTGGAACTATTACATGAATACCGGGGATCTGGAGACGATCCGGAGGGTTTACCCGGCCGTGAAACGCTACCTCTCGCTTTGGAAGACGGACGACACGGGGCTGACGGCTTTCCGGAAAGGGGGCTGGACCTGGGGCGACTGGGGCAATAACCGCGACATCCGGCTGATTTTCGCCGGATGGCATTGCCTGGCCCTGGAGGGGGCTGCCGATATGGCGCTTGCGCTGGGCCTGCCGGAAGATGCCGCGGATTACCGTGCGCTCATGGTTCGGGTGAAGGAGGGTTTCCTCCGCTGCTGGGACGGGAATGCCTTCCGGCATCCCGAGTATCACGGCTCCACGGACGACCGGGTTCAGGCTCTTGCCGTGCTGTCCGGCATTGCGGATGAGTCTTATTACGGAAAACTGTCCGAAATTTTCCGGACGCAGTTCCATGCCAGCCCCTATATGGAGAAATATGTCATGGAGGCGCTGTTTCGGATGGGATGCGGACGTTATGCGATGGAGCGTACCGCGCGGCGTTTTGCCGATATGGTCGATGATCCCGGCAGCACGACGCTTTTCGAAGGATGGGGCATCGGCGAAAAGGGCTACGGAGGCGGTACGACGAACCATGCCTGGAGCGGCGGGGCGCTGACCGTCATCGCCGGACAGCTTTGCGGCATCCGGCCGTTGGAACCGGGCTATTCCGTATTCGGCGTGGAACCGGACCCGGCTTCCTTTCGGGATGTTTCGATCCGGGTGCCGACCGTCAGGGGCATTGTCGGAGAGGAGCTTCGGATCGAAGGGGCGCGGCTCTCGCTGCGTGTGATCGTTCCGGAGGGCACGACGGCCGTCGTCACGCTGCCGCAGGGAGCTGCCGGGCCGCGAGTGGACGGACGATCTCCGTCGGCCGGTCAGCTGCGCGTCGCGGAGAGATACCGGAAACCGGCACGTATCCAGCTGAGCCTGACTTCCGGGGATTATCGAATCGAATCGGAGTTCGATCCGGCGCCGGATGGTCTGCCGGTGTCCGGATCTTGAAATAAAACAATTTGGTGAGATGGCTTTTTTGCGAATGTTTCCGGCCTTTCTGCTGAAAGCGGCCTGCTGTTGTTTGCCGCTGGTCTGTGCATGTCCCGTTCGGGCCCAGATACGGCTTGAGGGGTACCGGCAGTCGGAGATCGACCCCCGGCTCTTTTCGGGGCGGTGGTCGGCCTGGTGGATCTCGGCACCCGGCGTGGAGGACGGCACCTACGGCGTTTGTCATTTCCGGAAAGAATTCCGGCTGCCCGAGGCACCCCGGAGATTTGTCGTGCACGTTTCGGCCGACAGCCGTTATCGGCTCTACGTCAACGGGATTCCGGTCTCGACGGGGCCTGCCTGCGGCGATGTGCTGAACTGGAACTTCGAAACGGTCGATCTGGCGCCCTGTCTGACCGCCGGGCGGAACGTGGTTGCCGCCGTCGTGTGGAATTTCGCCGACAAACGGCCGCTCGCCCAGATCAGTTTCGGAAAAACGGCGTTCTTGCTGCAAGGCGATACTCCGCGCGAGGAGGTCGTCAACACCGATGCGTCATGGAGCGCCCTGCGCAATGACGCCTATTCGCCGAACGAACGCCCCGTGTTCGGGTATTATGCGGCCGGGGCCTGCGAACGGGTCGTGGTGGCGGAATATCCCTGGGGATGGGAGCGTCCCGACTATGACGCGTCGCATTGGCGTCCGGCGGTCGCGCGGATTGCCGCGGCCATGAAAGGGGCGGCCGATTATCCGGGCTGGCAACTCGTTCCGAGCCCGGTTCCGCCGATGGAAACCGATACGGTCCGCATCCCCTGCGTCCGGCAGTTCGAAAACGTCTCGATTCCCGGGCGATTCCCGGCGGAACGCGCACCCGTTACCGTCCCCGCCCGCACCGAGGCTGAAATGTTGCTGGACAACCGGGTGCTGACAACCGGCTATCCGCTTCTCCATTACAGCGGCGGATGCGGTGCGGAAATTTCGCTGGGTTATGCCGAGGCGTTGTACGAAGACCCGGTGCGCGGGATAAAAGGGAACCGGGACCGGACGGAGGGCAAACATTTCGTCGGTTATGAAGATGTGATCGTAGCCGATGGCGCTTCCGGGCGGATGTTCTCGCCGCTTTGGTGGCGGACGTGGCGCTATCTTCGAATCCGTGTCCGGACCTCGGACGAACCGCTGACGATCGACGACATCCGGGCCGTGACCTCGATGTACCCGCTGCGGCGGGAGAGCGAATTCCGGGCGGAGGAGGACCCCGTACTGCACGAGATCCTCGAAACGGGCTGGCGGACGGCCCGGCTGTGCGCCCACGAGAGTTACATGGACTGCCCCTATTACGAACAGCTGCAATATTTCGGCGATGCGCGCATTCAGGCCATGATCACGATGTTCAATACGCGGGACGACCGGCTGGTTCGCTGTGCGTTGGAGCAGGGACGGCGCTCGCTTGTCCCCGACGGCATCACCATGAGCCGTTATCCCTCTTCGCTGCATCAGTTCATCCCGTCGTTTTCGCTGTGGTGGATTGTCATGGGACACGATTATTGGATGTACCGGGGCGGCGAGGAGTATTTGCGGACGCTGTTGCCTGCCTGGAGGAGCATTCTTTCATGGTTCGAACAATACCTGCGTCCCGATCTCAGCCTGAGGCGCATCCCCTATTGGTTCTTCGCCGATTGGAGCGGAACCCCGCTGGGCGAACCGCGGCGGGAAGAGGAGGGCGATTCTGCATTTCAGGACCTGCTGTATGTCTACGCCTTGCGTGCGGCATCGCGGATGGAAGCGGCATTCGGATCGCCCGCCGCCGCGGAAAAGTATTCCGGACTGGCGGACGCCATTTCGGACACGATGCGCCCGAAATACTGGGACGCCCGTAAAGGGATGTTCGCCGATACGTTCTCCCGGAGCGATTTTTCCCAGCATGTCAACGTGCTGGCGATCCTTTGCGGGGTCGTGGAGGGGGAGGAAGCCTCGGCGCTGCTGCACCGGATAACGGACGACCGGACGGTGATGCCGTGCAGCGTCTTTTTCCGCTATTATCTCCAGCAGGCGATGAAGTTGACCGGGAACGGCGCCATGCTGTTCGACGGACTGCGGATCTGGCGGGACCAGCTCGCATTGGGGCTGACCACCTGGGTCGAACAGCCCGAGCCCTCGCGTTCGGACTGCCATGCGTGGAGCGCCAGTCCGAACATCGAATTTTACCGGATCATTCTGGGTATAGATTCCGATGCCCCGGGATTCCGGCGGGTGAGGATCGAACCCTCTCTGGGCGATTTGAGGCGGGTTTCGGGAGCTGTTCCGCATCCGGCCGGGAAGATCGGCGTCGATTACGAGGCCGATGGCCGCGGCGGTCTCCGGGCCCGGATCGACCTGCCGGAGGGAGTTGCCGGGACATTTG of the Alistipes senegalensis JC50 genome contains:
- a CDS encoding alpha-L-rhamnosidase C-terminal domain-containing protein encodes the protein MFPAFLLKAACCCLPLVCACPVRAQIRLEGYRQSEIDPRLFSGRWSAWWISAPGVEDGTYGVCHFRKEFRLPEAPRRFVVHVSADSRYRLYVNGIPVSTGPACGDVLNWNFETVDLAPCLTAGRNVVAAVVWNFADKRPLAQISFGKTAFLLQGDTPREEVVNTDASWSALRNDAYSPNERPVFGYYAAGACERVVVAEYPWGWERPDYDASHWRPAVARIAAAMKGAADYPGWQLVPSPVPPMETDTVRIPCVRQFENVSIPGRFPAERAPVTVPARTEAEMLLDNRVLTTGYPLLHYSGGCGAEISLGYAEALYEDPVRGIKGNRDRTEGKHFVGYEDVIVADGASGRMFSPLWWRTWRYLRIRVRTSDEPLTIDDIRAVTSMYPLRRESEFRAEEDPVLHEILETGWRTARLCAHESYMDCPYYEQLQYFGDARIQAMITMFNTRDDRLVRCALEQGRRSLVPDGITMSRYPSSLHQFIPSFSLWWIVMGHDYWMYRGGEEYLRTLLPAWRSILSWFEQYLRPDLSLRRIPYWFFADWSGTPLGEPRREEEGDSAFQDLLYVYALRAASRMEAAFGSPAAAEKYSGLADAISDTMRPKYWDARKGMFADTFSRSDFSQHVNVLAILCGVVEGEEASALLHRITDDRTVMPCSVFFRYYLQQAMKLTGNGAMLFDGLRIWRDQLALGLTTWVEQPEPSRSDCHAWSASPNIEFYRIILGIDSDAPGFRRVRIEPSLGDLRRVSGAVPHPAGKIGVDYEADGRGGLRARIDLPEGVAGTFVWRGKEYSLKEGRQVMTVR
- a CDS encoding alpha-L-rhamnosidase C-terminal domain-containing protein produces the protein MRRSVKIRALFCLFALLPLQNSGASLRECPGARWISTAEEGADCPNSWIAFRRDVELKALPAVAPVCIAADTKYWLWINGECVVFEGGLKRGPTPGSTYYDRVDIAPFLRKGTNRIAVLLWHFGKDGFSHKDSGRAGLLFSATGKRFSLRSDSLWLCRIHPAFGDTGDPRPNFRLAESNIRFDARRDIGPWQTAALSDLEGFRNAREIGCRGDAPWGGLVERPIPQWKDFGVREARFERFSAGKTDSVIVRLPYNMQMTPVITLDDPQGGSPVGISTDHSFAGGTSNIRAEYVTRRGVQQYESLGWMNGQELRLTLPKHVALTRVAYRETGYDTEPQGSFRCDDDFYNRFWQKALRTLYVNMRDNYFDCPDRERAQWWGDVVVLMGESFYAYSISAYALMRKAILELAGWQKPGGELFSPIPAGNYDSELPGQMLAAVGRYGFWNYYMNTGDLETIRRVYPAVKRYLSLWKTDDTGLTAFRKGGWTWGDWGNNRDIRLIFAGWHCLALEGAADMALALGLPEDAADYRALMVRVKEGFLRCWDGNAFRHPEYHGSTDDRVQALAVLSGIADESYYGKLSEIFRTQFHASPYMEKYVMEALFRMGCGRYAMERTARRFADMVDDPGSTTLFEGWGIGEKGYGGGTTNHAWSGGALTVIAGQLCGIRPLEPGYSVFGVEPDPASFRDVSIRVPTVRGIVGEELRIEGARLSLRVIVPEGTTAVVTLPQGAAGPRVDGRSPSAGQLRVAERYRKPARIQLSLTSGDYRIESEFDPAPDGLPVSGS